A genomic region of Dactylococcopsis salina PCC 8305 contains the following coding sequences:
- a CDS encoding DUF4351 domain-containing protein, producing the protein MGNQDAIDHDRLFKELISTFFLEFLELFFPQVLDDLEPESVSFRDKEVFTDVTRGERYETDLLAEVQFRGEDSYFLIHLENQASSESDFNKRMFRYFARLHEKFNLPIYPIVIFSYDQPQKQAINYYQVEFPDFQVLQFNYRVIQLNRLNWRDFLNQANPVACALMAKMKIAPVERPRVKLECLRLLTTLRLDPARMQLISGFVDTYLRLNTQELEVFNQEFEQLESNTVKEEIMEITTSWKEEGKREGKQEGKQEGKQELILSLLSYRLGNLSSETQAEIMGLNSSQLEELGVAMFTLENEESLKRWLADS; encoded by the coding sequence ATGGGAAATCAAGACGCGATCGATCACGATCGTCTATTCAAAGAATTAATATCAACCTTTTTTCTCGAATTTCTAGAACTGTTCTTTCCGCAAGTTTTAGACGATCTCGAACCCGAATCAGTCAGCTTTCGGGATAAAGAAGTCTTTACCGATGTGACAAGGGGAGAACGTTACGAAACCGACTTATTAGCAGAAGTTCAATTTCGAGGAGAAGACTCTTATTTTCTCATTCATCTGGAAAACCAAGCCTCATCGGAAAGTGACTTTAATAAAAGAATGTTCCGCTACTTTGCGCGGTTACATGAAAAGTTCAACTTACCGATTTATCCCATTGTCATTTTCTCTTATGACCAACCGCAAAAACAAGCGATTAATTATTACCAAGTTGAATTTCCTGATTTCCAAGTCTTACAATTTAATTATCGGGTGATCCAGTTGAACCGCTTAAACTGGCGAGACTTTCTGAATCAAGCCAACCCAGTCGCTTGTGCGTTAATGGCAAAAATGAAAATCGCACCCGTAGAACGTCCGCGAGTCAAATTAGAATGTCTGCGCTTATTAACTACTTTACGCTTAGACCCAGCACGAATGCAACTCATTTCTGGGTTTGTTGATACTTATTTACGTCTCAATACTCAAGAGTTAGAAGTTTTTAATCAAGAGTTTGAACAACTGGAATCAAATACAGTTAAGGAGGAAATTATGGAAATTACAACTAGCTGGAAGGAAGAAGGAAAACGGGAAGGAAAACAGGAAGGAAAACAGGAAGGAAAACAGGAATTAATCCTTAGTTTACTGAGTTATCGTCTGGGAAATTTATCATCAGAAACGCAAGCAGAAATCATGGGCTTAAATAGTTCTCAGTTAGAGGAGTTAGGGGTGGCAATGTTTACTTTAGAAAATGAGGAAAGTTTAAAGCGTTGGTTAGCTGATTCTTGA
- a CDS encoding acetate/propionate family kinase: MKILVLNAGSSSQKSCLYYIPDDARSQHISTELWSASIDWTKQEGMANLKVESNGLVVEETQATNDQLAVMKRCFETLCEGDTAVLETLAEVDFVGHRIVHGGRTYQQPTWITEDVKRTIEQLIPLAPNHNPANLEGIKLMEKLLPETPQVAVFDTAFHSKIPTTSAIYPLPYQWYEQGICRYGFHGISHQYCAEKTAKLLNQDLANLKLVTCHLGNGASLAAIKNGHSIDTTMGFTPLEGLMMGTRCGSIDPGIVIHLLREKDLTLDQVDVMLNKESGLKGLSGISADMRSITTEMENNDRAKLAFETYIHHLCRQIGAMVASLEGLDAIVFTAGVGENSAIVRQETCQRLGYLGVDLDVEKNKNSPKNEDIASNNSQVRVLVIHTDEDSAIAQTVSQIA; encoded by the coding sequence ATGAAAATCTTAGTTTTAAATGCGGGTTCAAGTAGTCAGAAAAGTTGCCTCTATTATATTCCTGATGATGCTCGATCGCAACATATCAGTACCGAATTATGGTCAGCAAGTATTGATTGGACAAAACAGGAAGGAATGGCAAACTTAAAAGTAGAAAGTAATGGTTTAGTTGTAGAAGAAACGCAAGCAACGAATGATCAATTAGCAGTAATGAAACGTTGTTTTGAAACTCTCTGCGAAGGGGATACGGCGGTTTTAGAAACTTTAGCAGAAGTTGATTTCGTCGGACATCGAATTGTTCATGGGGGGAGAACTTATCAGCAACCCACTTGGATTACAGAAGATGTAAAACGCACGATCGAGCAGTTAATTCCTCTTGCCCCTAATCATAACCCAGCGAATCTAGAAGGGATTAAACTGATGGAAAAATTGTTACCAGAAACTCCACAAGTCGCCGTTTTTGATACTGCTTTTCATAGCAAAATTCCCACGACATCCGCCATTTATCCTCTTCCTTATCAATGGTATGAACAAGGAATTTGTCGCTACGGGTTTCATGGAATTAGTCATCAATACTGTGCTGAAAAAACCGCAAAACTCCTGAATCAAGACTTAGCAAACTTAAAATTAGTCACCTGTCATTTAGGAAATGGCGCATCTTTAGCCGCGATTAAAAATGGACACAGTATCGACACCACAATGGGATTTACTCCTCTCGAAGGGTTAATGATGGGAACCCGATGCGGTTCGATCGACCCTGGCATTGTGATTCATCTGTTACGAGAAAAAGACTTAACCCTCGATCAAGTTGATGTTATGCTCAACAAGGAATCGGGATTAAAAGGGCTTTCTGGAATCTCCGCAGATATGCGATCAATTACTACCGAGATGGAAAACAACGATCGAGCGAAACTTGCTTTTGAGACTTATATCCATCATCTTTGTCGTCAAATTGGCGCAATGGTAGCAAGTTTGGAAGGATTAGACGCGATCGTTTTTACCGCTGGTGTCGGGGAAAATTCGGCAATTGTGCGTCAAGAAACCTGTCAACGGTTAGGGTATCTTGGTGTTGATCTTGATGTTGAGAAAAATAAGAATTCCCCGAAAAACGAAGATATCGCCAGCAATAATTCTCAGGTAAGGGTTTTAGTAATTCATACTGACGAAGATAGCGCGATCGCTCAAACCGTGTCGCAAATCGCATAG
- a CDS encoding IS630 family transposase produces the protein MRFIRDLNPETQSLLTRISCQSKSLQVRNRAKCILLSSQKFTIDQLKVIFNVDRKTIYNWLTRWEDQNLKGLYNQKGVGRKPKLSQEQKEQVKTWVKENPKSLNQVQNKIQKEWGIEISKDTIKRIIKKLNMLWKRMKRGISKSPYEWELEVKLPRLEELKKQAQKGDIAIKYLDESGFSLKPDVPYAWQEKGERITLKSCQSKRISVLGLMDCDYHLDYEIYQGTIKSDTVIKFLDKISENLTKVTVVVLDQASIHTSDEFVEKLEEWRAKKLEIFWLPPYSPKYNLIEILWRFIKYEWIEVSAYDSWKNLIKYLEKVLDNFGAEYAIHFA, from the coding sequence ATGAGATTTATTAGAGACTTAAATCCAGAAACACAGAGCCTTCTTACAAGAATTAGTTGTCAAAGTAAATCCCTTCAAGTAAGAAATCGGGCTAAATGTATTTTGTTGAGTTCCCAGAAATTTACAATTGACCAGTTAAAGGTAATCTTTAACGTCGATCGAAAAACCATATATAACTGGTTAACGCGATGGGAAGATCAAAATCTTAAGGGCCTATATAATCAAAAAGGTGTGGGGAGAAAACCCAAATTAAGTCAAGAGCAAAAAGAACAAGTCAAAACTTGGGTAAAGGAAAATCCAAAGTCTCTCAATCAAGTTCAAAATAAAATTCAAAAAGAATGGGGGATTGAGATTAGTAAAGATACGATAAAAAGAATTATAAAGAAGTTGAATATGCTCTGGAAAAGGATGAAGAGAGGAATCAGTAAAAGCCCATATGAATGGGAATTAGAGGTAAAACTACCTCGGTTGGAAGAATTAAAAAAGCAAGCTCAAAAAGGAGATATTGCAATCAAATACTTAGATGAAAGTGGATTTTCTCTCAAGCCTGATGTTCCCTATGCGTGGCAGGAGAAAGGAGAAAGAATAACTTTGAAAAGCTGTCAAAGTAAGAGAATAAGTGTCTTGGGGTTAATGGATTGTGATTATCATTTAGATTACGAAATATATCAAGGGACAATTAAAAGTGATACCGTTATTAAGTTTTTAGATAAAATTAGTGAAAACTTAACGAAAGTTACCGTAGTAGTTCTCGATCAAGCATCAATTCACACGAGCGATGAATTTGTAGAAAAACTGGAAGAATGGAGAGCAAAAAAATTGGAAATTTTCTGGTTACCCCCTTATTCTCCTAAATATAACTTAATCGAAATTCTCTGGAGATTTATCAAATATGAGTGGATTGAAGTTTCAGCTTACGACAGTTGGAAGAATCTTATTAAATACCTAGAAAAAGTGTTGGATAATTTTGGAGCTGAGTATGCAATTCATTTTGCATAG
- a CDS encoding DNA adenine methylase, whose protein sequence is METQGIKYAGSKFKLLPHIIMLAKKVNAHTILDGFSGTTRVSQAFAKLGYQVISNDVAIWSKVFAQCYLLNQQQPTTYQELIDHLNNLTPIDGWFTQNYGGEANQGCAIQKDGYKKPWQIHNTRKLDAIRKEIENLQLQPVEKAVALTSLILALDRVDNTIGHFVSYLKKWSPRSYNSLQLKLPNLFISEVEHQVFCCDIFDLIPHLSADLAYLDPPYGSNNEKMPPSRVRYASYYHLWKTICLFDQPQLFGKAKRRLDTSDQLSGSVFEDFRRNEEGRFLVVEAIEKLIQKIPVHWVILSYSSGGRATAAELNEMLQSNGKILSS, encoded by the coding sequence ATGGAAACACAGGGAATTAAATATGCAGGATCGAAATTCAAATTACTCCCCCATATTATTATGTTAGCAAAAAAAGTTAATGCTCATACCATATTAGATGGCTTTTCTGGAACAACGAGAGTCTCACAAGCATTTGCGAAATTAGGCTATCAAGTGATTAGTAATGATGTTGCAATTTGGTCAAAAGTATTCGCGCAATGTTATCTTCTTAATCAACAACAACCCACTACTTATCAAGAATTGATTGATCATCTTAATAATTTAACACCGATCGACGGCTGGTTTACTCAAAATTATGGTGGAGAAGCAAATCAAGGTTGCGCGATCCAAAAGGATGGATATAAAAAGCCCTGGCAAATTCATAATACCAGAAAACTCGATGCGATTCGTAAAGAAATAGAAAACTTACAGCTTCAACCAGTGGAGAAAGCTGTTGCTTTAACTAGCTTGATTTTAGCGCTCGATCGCGTCGATAATACGATCGGGCATTTTGTTTCCTATCTCAAAAAATGGTCGCCACGTTCCTATAATTCCCTACAATTAAAACTCCCCAATCTGTTTATTTCAGAAGTAGAACATCAAGTCTTTTGCTGTGATATCTTTGACTTAATCCCTCATTTATCTGCTGATTTAGCCTATCTTGATCCTCCCTATGGATCAAACAACGAAAAAATGCCTCCCTCTCGGGTTCGTTATGCCTCCTATTATCACTTATGGAAGACAATTTGTTTATTTGATCAACCCCAACTCTTTGGCAAAGCAAAACGCCGTCTCGATACATCAGATCAATTGTCTGGATCGGTGTTTGAGGATTTTCGGCGCAATGAAGAAGGACGTTTTTTAGTGGTGGAAGCGATCGAAAAATTGATACAGAAAATCCCTGTTCATTGGGTTATCCTATCTTATAGCTCTGGTGGTCGAGCAACGGCGGCGGAATTAAACGAAATGTTACAAAGTAATGGCAAAATTTTAAGCAGTTAG
- a CDS encoding Uma2 family endonuclease, translated as MRNSIAQSLTLEQFLNRPETKPACEYINGEIRQKPMPQGEHSLLQGKLCQSINQAATPDKIAYSFPELRCTFGGRSIVPDLVVFRWERIPLTPSRKIANRIETFPDWSIEILSPHQNQTKVLDNLLHCSQQGTELGWLIDPEEETVLVVFSDQRIQLFRGQTILPILRGINFDLTPDNLFNWLQFEN; from the coding sequence ATGAGAAACTCGATCGCGCAATCATTAACTTTAGAACAATTTTTAAATCGTCCTGAAACGAAACCCGCTTGCGAATATATTAACGGGGAAATTAGACAGAAACCAATGCCACAAGGAGAACATAGTTTATTACAAGGAAAGCTATGTCAAAGCATTAATCAAGCGGCAACTCCTGATAAAATTGCTTATAGTTTTCCAGAGTTACGTTGTACGTTTGGAGGGCGATCGATTGTTCCTGATCTCGTAGTTTTTCGTTGGGAGAGAATTCCCTTAACCCCTTCTCGAAAAATTGCTAATCGGATTGAGACTTTTCCCGATTGGTCAATTGAGATTTTATCACCGCATCAAAATCAGACTAAAGTTTTAGATAATCTGCTTCATTGTTCACAACAGGGAACTGAGTTAGGCTGGTTAATTGATCCAGAAGAAGAAACGGTTTTAGTTGTGTTTAGTGACCAACGCATTCAGTTATTTAGAGGACAAACAATTCTTCCTATTTTAAGAGGAATTAACTTCGATTTAACTCCCGATAATTTATTTAATTGGTTACAGTTTGAGAATTAG
- a CDS encoding Gfo/Idh/MocA family protein, with product MTKLIRIGIIGTGFVAQRRAEALTADDRAEVIGVSGHSLDSLKSFCESHSISKYDSTENLIAASEINLIVICNINSEHSNLAQAALEAGKHVVVEYPLALNPEKARYLINLAKQKNLLLHVEHIELLGGLHNAIRQWLPEIGNVFYARYSTINPQNPAPKKWTYNKQLFGFPFSGALSRFHRFTDLFGKVTTVNCHSRYWERENSDQYFACLNNAQLRFENGLLADVIYGKGEVFSQPDRRFELQGEKGILVFEGSEGKLLRGEEETSIEVGSRRGLFAKDTTYVLDYLTEQKPLYVKPESSYYATRIAEAARVAAETEKTIFIDN from the coding sequence ATGACAAAATTGATTCGGATTGGTATTATTGGCACAGGTTTCGTAGCCCAACGACGCGCTGAAGCATTGACAGCGGACGATCGCGCGGAAGTGATCGGTGTTTCTGGGCATAGTCTAGACAGCTTAAAATCCTTCTGTGAATCTCATTCGATCAGCAAGTATGACTCTACAGAAAACCTCATTGCGGCTTCTGAAATTAATCTGATTGTCATCTGCAATATTAACTCGGAACATAGTAATTTAGCTCAAGCGGCGTTAGAAGCGGGGAAGCACGTTGTGGTTGAATATCCTCTTGCTTTAAATCCAGAAAAAGCTCGATATTTAATTAATTTAGCTAAACAGAAAAATCTCCTCCTTCATGTAGAACACATCGAACTTTTAGGGGGATTGCACAACGCAATTCGTCAATGGCTTCCTGAAATTGGCAACGTTTTTTATGCCCGTTATAGTACCATCAATCCTCAAAATCCCGCACCGAAAAAATGGACGTATAACAAACAATTATTTGGGTTTCCGTTCAGTGGTGCGTTATCTCGTTTCCATCGGTTTACTGATTTATTTGGCAAAGTAACAACCGTTAATTGCCATAGTCGCTACTGGGAAAGAGAAAACTCAGATCAGTATTTTGCTTGCTTGAATAATGCTCAATTACGCTTTGAGAATGGTTTGCTTGCTGATGTAATTTATGGGAAAGGAGAAGTCTTTTCGCAGCCCGATCGTCGCTTTGAATTACAAGGGGAAAAAGGAATATTAGTTTTTGAAGGAAGTGAGGGAAAATTATTGCGCGGTGAGGAAGAAACTTCGATCGAGGTGGGAAGTCGGCGTGGCTTATTTGCCAAAGATACGACTTATGTTTTAGATTATTTGACGGAACAAAAACCGCTATATGTCAAACCCGAATCGAGTTATTATGCCACTAGAATCGCAGAAGCAGCAAGAGTGGCAGCAGAAACGGAGAAAACAATATTTATTGACAATTAA
- a CDS encoding SufE family protein, producing MSANTLPPKLDKIVQRFKRRSDPKQKYQQLLWYAKKLEAMPEEAKNPENKVSGCVSQVYITASLEDGKVHYLGDSDAQLVKGLVAFLIDGLNDLPPEEILNVSPDFIEETGLKVSLTPSRANGFYNIFQTMKKKALGFNVAQQS from the coding sequence ATGTCTGCTAATACTTTACCTCCCAAGTTAGATAAGATTGTACAACGTTTTAAACGTCGTAGCGATCCCAAACAAAAATATCAACAGTTACTTTGGTATGCTAAAAAACTGGAAGCAATGCCAGAAGAGGCAAAAAATCCAGAGAATAAAGTCTCTGGTTGCGTTTCTCAAGTGTATATTACAGCAAGTTTAGAAGACGGGAAGGTGCATTATTTAGGCGATTCTGATGCCCAATTAGTTAAGGGGTTAGTCGCTTTTTTAATTGATGGTTTGAATGATTTACCCCCAGAAGAAATTTTAAATGTCTCTCCTGATTTTATTGAAGAAACAGGTTTAAAAGTGAGCTTAACTCCTTCTCGCGCCAACGGGTTTTATAATATCTTCCAAACCATGAAAAAGAAAGCATTAGGATTTAATGTGGCTCAACAAAGCTAA
- a CDS encoding mechanosensitive ion channel family protein, which translates to MTNNSHSFLLPSLFSEVDPSSLEDAESILNLVDQMDRLISEESISIDPLYLALGGLTILIITLIFVIPSLLRFLASRFLPLELREAYQQIFVPYQRWIILSIGFSVIDIILLLNPDKPTWLYISEFFLGGAIAINICLLAFTLFDQFFGGYLLDLALRSRNNVNSELLAFIKFVANALIILIVIFIFAESHRLSVTGLIASVGVGGLAIAFASQKVLEQVLWTILLYVDRPFVVDDYIHLQDGTFGRVEGIGWRSSKIRLSGKGTLVVIPNSMLTQMSVENLSGAQKIITLLNILFDRGIPEQEKALVRQIILDSTRDIYGIDHRLTEVKFEEVGNSSNGTSGKVKAQVTFFILGSGSLALEIRTQLLEAARRNISKRLKDYGIGFSIDEKPINIDSPMNI; encoded by the coding sequence ATGACCAATAACTCTCATTCTTTCCTTTTACCTTCCCTGTTTTCCGAGGTTGATCCCTCTTCTTTGGAGGATGCAGAATCAATACTAAATTTGGTTGATCAAATGGATCGATTGATTTCTGAGGAGTCCATATCGATCGATCCACTTTATCTGGCTTTAGGGGGATTGACAATTTTAATTATCACCCTAATTTTTGTCATTCCCAGTCTTCTGCGCTTTCTTGCTTCCCGTTTTCTCCCGTTGGAATTACGAGAAGCCTATCAACAGATTTTTGTTCCTTATCAACGTTGGATTATCCTCTCGATCGGGTTTTCGGTTATAGACATAATCCTGTTATTAAACCCAGATAAACCCACTTGGTTATACATTAGTGAGTTTTTCTTAGGAGGGGCGATCGCGATTAATATTTGTCTTCTCGCTTTCACTCTTTTTGATCAATTTTTTGGCGGTTATCTCCTCGATTTAGCTTTAAGAAGTCGCAACAATGTTAACAGTGAATTGTTAGCATTTATCAAATTTGTTGCCAATGCGTTGATTATTCTCATTGTTATTTTTATCTTTGCCGAATCCCATCGTCTCAGCGTTACTGGCTTGATTGCGAGTGTTGGTGTTGGCGGTTTAGCGATCGCGTTTGCGTCTCAAAAAGTTCTCGAACAAGTATTATGGACAATTCTACTTTATGTCGATCGCCCGTTTGTGGTTGATGACTATATTCACCTCCAAGATGGAACATTTGGTCGTGTCGAAGGAATCGGCTGGCGATCGAGCAAAATTCGCCTTTCTGGTAAAGGAACATTAGTGGTAATTCCGAATAGTATGCTAACCCAAATGTCCGTTGAAAACCTTTCTGGGGCGCAGAAAATTATTACCCTGCTTAATATCTTATTCGATCGAGGAATTCCCGAACAAGAAAAGGCGTTAGTGCGTCAAATTATTCTTGATAGTACCAGAGATATTTATGGCATTGATCATCGTTTAACCGAAGTTAAATTTGAGGAAGTAGGAAACAGTAGTAATGGAACATCAGGAAAAGTGAAAGCGCAAGTCACCTTCTTTATCCTTGGTTCTGGTTCTCTCGCTTTAGAAATTCGGACCCAATTATTAGAAGCTGCGCGACGCAATATCAGCAAACGCTTAAAAGATTATGGAATTGGTTTCAGTATTGATGAAAAACCAATCAACATTGATTCTCCCATGAATATTTAG